The genomic window ATTCTGCAACTAACTGTATCAAAATTGAATGTGATACATTAAATGGCTTGTTTTCTGTGATCAATGAAGAATTCGCGCAAGGAGTATTGGCCTTGCATCGTTGTAAGGGAAGAATCATTGTCACAGGAATCGGAAAAAGTGCTATCATCGCCCAGAAAATTGTAGCAACGCTCAACTCAACAGGTACCCTGGCCCTTTTTATGCATGCTGCCGATGCGATACACGGTGATTTGGGAATGGTGACAAAAGCGGATATCATCATTTGCATTTCAAAAAGCGGAGAAACTCCGGAAATCAAAGCTTTGTTGCCTCTGGTAAAAAACCTTGGGAGCAGCCTACATGGAATTGTGAGCAATCCAAACTCAAGTCTCGCTAAGAATGCTGACCATGTATATTATACTCCCGTGCCCAGAGAGGCAGAGCCCAACAATTTGGCACCAACCGCAAGTACTACCGCTCAACTTGCCATGGGTGATGCTATCGCAGTTTCACTATTGGCACTGAAAGGTTTTTCTCCTGAAAATTTTGCTCATTTCCATCCAGGAGGCTCTTTGGGAAAACAACTTTACCTCAAGGTATCTGACATTTATACAAAAAATCAAAAGCCGGAAGTTTATTCACATGACTCATTACAATCCGTGATCCTTGAAATGACAAAAAAACGACTGGGTTCGACAGCAGTGATTTCTCAAGAAGGTGAATTGATTGGAATGATCACAGACGGAGACCTGAGGCGTATGTTGGATCACGACACTCTACATTTGTCTGTTTTGAGAGCAGAAGACATTATGACCAAGAATCCAAAAAGCGTTGAAGCGTCTGAAATGGCTTTGACAGCTTTCCAGATTTTAAAGGAAAATGCAATCACTCAGTTACCTGTAATCCAAGCTAAAAAATACATGGGAATGATTCATCTGCATGATTTGATTCAGGAAGGATTTATTTGATCATTTCCATGCCAATTTTCGAAAAACGAGGATGGAATGAAACCATATGACATCGATGTATTATTCATCGATTGATTTTTTCCATGGAATATATAGTCACTGATATTGACCCTCATTTTGGAGTCGAAATTCTATTATAAGTCAAATTGTCCGCAAACTTAGATCTTTGCATTTTGAGAAATTCGTGAACATAGATTATTTTATCAAGTTAAAAACATTTTCACTTGCTCAGATCAATATTGATCCAAATGAAATTTGATAAAACACAAGTCTTCTCTCTTAAGCGTAATCGCCAAGTCAAGTATGATTTTGCTCGGTTCACTCATTATCGAATCAAATCTTTCAATTGATTTTCGCTTTGCAAAACCAATTGGTTGTAACAAACCCTTGTTATAATTACCCATTTGCTTTTCAATACATTTCCCAAAGCAAAATCCGATTTAATCCCTATTTATCCCAGATTTGACCGCACTGATTTTATGGTTATGGTAAACTGAAATATTTTATAGGGAGTATTAAATGAGTAAGCGCTTTGAATTATTATGATTTCAAAATTTTAAAGGATGGAATTCAAAACCATTTACACGATTATATTCCAATGCCGGAAATGGTAATTTGACGATGTTGATGACATGAAATATGGTTTTGAGGAAAGGATTTCTTACGGGAAGTTTTTTAAAATCAATGTCCAAAGATAAAAAATATCTTCTGTAACGAGGATAAATCAGTGGGTCAAGAATCACCTCTGTTCCATTTTCATCTTTCCATTTATTCTCATATCCACCGTATAGATGATTGACACCGTATCCCAAGCTCAACTGTAGATAACGAGGCCAGTACTTATAATTTTTATTTTGCTGAGTAAAAGGATTAAAACTAAGCCAATAAGTTTGGGCATTGTAATCTTTCAAGAGTTTTTCACCCAATGAATTTCCAAACAATTTTTCAGTCCTTTCCTGAATAATCTGATTGGCAGGATGTTTTACCGGATAAGTTGAAAATTTGATTTGCACAAATTGTTTTTTCCATAATTTTTGTTGGATTGCAAAAGTCCCGGCACCGATACAATTGGCTGCCATATCTGACCATGAAAAGCCCCATTTGTCGCTGAAACCATCAAACAACTCAATGGTAGATTGAAACAACATCGCTGTTCCCACTCCCAATACAATAGACTTATTTTCAGAAATACCACACCATCTTGCTCCCTGATAACAAAGAGCGCTTTGAAAATATCCATCGTAAACATGGCCACATTTATCCATTTCGAACCATTCACCGCGATCATCAAAACTGTGGAGTTTGCTCAATGTGCTGTTCTTATACCAGGCATAATACAAACCTGATGAGAAAGCAGAATATGCCACTACGGCAAAACTACTTGCCACTATCGTTTTGTTTTTGTTGAATGAATCAGAAGGAATAAAAAACCGTGAAAAGTGACTTGAATTCTGTGCCTGAATTTTACTAATCGAAACCATAAAGCACATGAATAATGTCAATATCAATATGAATCGATTTCTGTATAAAAAAAACATCCGCAACAACTGAGTGTCGCGGATGAATTTTCTTGTTGGATATGTATTGGAACCGATAATCAATATCTGTAATAATCGGGTTTGTAAGGACCAGATTTTTCAACGCCAATATAACTGGATTGGTTGTCTGTCAAAACATCTAGTTCGACGCCAATTTTCGCAAGGTGTAATCTGGCTACTTGCTCATCAAGATGTTTTGGGAGCATGTAGACTTTATTCTCATATTTTTCAGAATTTTGCCATAATTCCATTTGAGCAAGAACCTGATTCGTGAATGAATTAGACATGACAAATGAAGGATGACCCGTAGCACAACCCAGATTCACAAGACGTCCTTCCGCAAGAAGGATGATGTCTTTTCCGTTGACAGTATATTTGTCAACTTGTGGTTTGATTTCAACTTTAGTATTACCATGATTTTGATTTAACCAGGCAACATCAATTTCATTATCAAAATGACCTATATTGCAAACGATGGTTTTGTCTTTCATCAATTCGAAATATTGACCAGTAATGATGTCTTTGTTTCCGGTTGCGGTAACTACGATGTTTGCGAGTTTGATCGCATTTTCCATTTTCAAAACTTGAAAACCATCCATTGCTGCTTGTAGTGCGCATATTGGATCAATTTCTGTCACGATTACTCGGCAACCTGCTCCTCTAAGAGAAGCTGCGGAACCTTTGCCTACGTCACCATAACCAGCAACGACAGCGACTTTTCCGGCCATCATTATATCGGTAGCTCTTCTTATAGCATCAACACAAGACTCTTTGCAGCCATATTTGTTATCGAATTTTGATTTGGTGACAGAGTCATTGATGTTGATCACAGGAAGTGGCAATGTACCTTTTGCCATTCTTTCGTACAATCTGTGCACACCCGTTGTAGTTTCTTCTGAGATACCTCTGATTCCCGGTACCAGTTCAGGATAACGATCCAATACCATATTGGTGAGGTCTCCGCCATCATCGAGGATCATGTTGAGCGGCTTGCCATCTTTAAAAGCATATATGGTCTGTTCAATGCACCAATCAAATTCTTCGTTGTTCATACCTTTCCAGGCATAAACCGGAACACCTGAAGCAGCAATTGCGGCAGCTGCATGATCTTGAGTTGAAAAGATATTACATGATGACCAACTTACTTCAGCTCCGAGTTCTTTCAAGGTTTCTATCAAGACAGCAGTCTGGATAGTCATATGCAGACATCCTGCAATCCTTGCACCTTGTAAGGGTTTTGAAGATCCATATTGCTCTCTGATACTCATTAGGCCGGGCATTTCTGCTTCCGCCAATTCAATTTCTTTACGTCCCCAATCTGCAAGTTTGATATCCTTGACTTTGTAGGAGACATGAGTCATTGTTTGTTCCATTATTGATTTCTATTAATTTTCTGCAAATGTAGCTGTTTCCTGACATTTGAACAATGAAGTTTAGCTCATTTGAAGGATATTAGCTTAAAAAAAACAATGATATGTCAGCGAAAGTAAGCATGCTTGTTTTTAATCTTTTGCCAGAAGAGTAAACAGGCTTGCTGATATAGAATAAGTTAACAAAAATTTTGTGATTCGCCCTTGTAAAAATGTATTTTGATTTCAGCAAAAGATAGAACCTTCCTATTCGGCCAGAACATGAAGTTTCTGCTTACTTTTGATCACCAATCATTTCAAATTATATCATGACTAGAATTTTCATATTCTTCATTTTCTTGAGTTTGTATACAATGGGTCATTCGCAATGTATCATTCCCTTCGAAAATGATTCAACAACAACCACTACTTATCAGGAATGTATCTCGTTTTATAAATGTATGGCTGAGGAATTCCCCGAATTGATTTTTATTCAAGAAGTTGGAATGCCTGATGTTGAGTTGCCAATTTATGAGGTGGTCATTGGGAAAGAATCCAAAATTCCGGAGGAAGTTCGCAAACAAAAAAAAGTCGTTAGTATGATCATCAATGGCATTCATCCAGGAGAACCCGATGGAGTAGATGCAAGTATGTTGCTCACTAAAAAATTACTCACGGACAAGGAATATTCTAATTTGCTTGATCACCAGACCATTGTGATCATTCCTTTGTACAATGTTGGAGGTAGTATGCGACGAAATAATTATACCAGAGCGAACCAAAACGGTCCTCGTGAATATGGCTTCAGAGGAAATATTCAGAACCTTGATCTGAATAGAGATTTTATAAAATGCGACAGTCGGAACGCGATCAGTTTTACTGTATTATTCCAGTATTGGAAACCAGAAATTTTTATTGACACGCATACTTCAGATGGTGCTGATTATCCGTATACTTTCAGTCTGATCAGTTCACAAAGAGATAAATTATCACCACCACTAGCGGATTTATTATACACAAAAATGTTGCCTGCACTCCAAATGATGATGTCACAAAAAAAAGATACTATCGTACCTTATGTCAATGTAAAGGATATTCCTGAAAATGGAATTGTAGATTTTTTAGAATCACCTCGTTATTCAAATGGTTATGCAGGATTATTTCATTCGATTTCATTTTTGCCTGAAACACATATGCTCAAGCCTTTTCCTAAGAGAGTGCATGCAACGAATCATTTTTTAGAAGCCGTATTGCAGTATAATTCACGTCACTTTGATGAAATCATTCAAGCAAAAAAGTTTGCTATCCAATACACCTCATCTATAAGAGATTATACATTGGATTGGAAACTGGATGAAACCAGACAGGATTCTATTGATTTTACTCTACATCCTGCATATTCTTACCTCAGTCCGGTGACGCAATTAAATATGTGGAAATATGACCGAACCAAAACGATCCAAAAGAAAATTCCATTTTTTAATAAGTATGTATCGTCTACACAAGTCAAAGTACCTGAGTTTTATATCTTACCCCAAGCTTACTTTGAAATAGTACAATTATTGATGTGGAACCAAATCAAATTCGATCGTCTGGAACAGGATACTTGTTTGGAATTATTTCAATACAAAATCATTGACATGAAAACGTCTTCAGATGCTTACGAAAATCACTATCTGCACTCTGATGTCCAGTTAAGTTTAATCAAAAGACGGCAGTGTTTTTTTAAGGGTGATCTTTTAATTCCTACGAATCAATTTGCGAAGCGATACATCATTGAAACTTTGGAACCACAAGCTCCCGATTCTTATTTTGCATGGAATTATTTTGATGGGATCCTGCAGAGAAAAGAGTATTTTTCAGATTATGTCTTCGAAGAGAAAGCAAAGGAATTGTTGATAAATGACAAAAATTTGGAACGTGAATTCAGAAAGAAG from Saprospiraceae bacterium includes these protein-coding regions:
- a CDS encoding KpsF/GutQ family sugar-phosphate isomerase codes for the protein MDAQIQRILDSATNCIKIECDTLNGLFSVINEEFAQGVLALHRCKGRIIVTGIGKSAIIAQKIVATLNSTGTLALFMHAADAIHGDLGMVTKADIIICISKSGETPEIKALLPLVKNLGSSLHGIVSNPNSSLAKNADHVYYTPVPREAEPNNLAPTASTTAQLAMGDAIAVSLLALKGFSPENFAHFHPGGSLGKQLYLKVSDIYTKNQKPEVYSHDSLQSVILEMTKKRLGSTAVISQEGELIGMITDGDLRRMLDHDTLHLSVLRAEDIMTKNPKSVEASEMALTAFQILKENAITQLPVIQAKKYMGMIHLHDLIQEGFI
- a CDS encoding DUF2279 domain-containing protein, encoding MVSISKIQAQNSSHFSRFFIPSDSFNKNKTIVASSFAVVAYSAFSSGLYYAWYKNSTLSKLHSFDDRGEWFEMDKCGHVYDGYFQSALCYQGARWCGISENKSIVLGVGTAMLFQSTIELFDGFSDKWGFSWSDMAANCIGAGTFAIQQKLWKKQFVQIKFSTYPVKHPANQIIQERTEKLFGNSLGEKLLKDYNAQTYWLSFNPFTQQNKNYKYWPRYLQLSLGYGVNHLYGGYENKWKDENGTEVILDPLIYPRYRRYFLSLDIDFKKLPVRNPFLKTIFHVINIVKLPFPALEYNRVNGFEFHPLKF
- a CDS encoding adenosylhomocysteinase yields the protein MEQTMTHVSYKVKDIKLADWGRKEIELAEAEMPGLMSIREQYGSSKPLQGARIAGCLHMTIQTAVLIETLKELGAEVSWSSCNIFSTQDHAAAAIAASGVPVYAWKGMNNEEFDWCIEQTIYAFKDGKPLNMILDDGGDLTNMVLDRYPELVPGIRGISEETTTGVHRLYERMAKGTLPLPVININDSVTKSKFDNKYGCKESCVDAIRRATDIMMAGKVAVVAGYGDVGKGSAASLRGAGCRVIVTEIDPICALQAAMDGFQVLKMENAIKLANIVVTATGNKDIITGQYFELMKDKTIVCNIGHFDNEIDVAWLNQNHGNTKVEIKPQVDKYTVNGKDIILLAEGRLVNLGCATGHPSFVMSNSFTNQVLAQMELWQNSEKYENKVYMLPKHLDEQVARLHLAKIGVELDVLTDNQSSYIGVEKSGPYKPDYYRY